In a single window of the Cervus elaphus chromosome 1, mCerEla1.1, whole genome shotgun sequence genome:
- the LOC122698286 gene encoding mortality factor 4-like protein 1, translated as MAPKQDPKPKFQEGERVLCFHGPLLYEAKCVKVAIKDKQVKYFIHYSGWNKHWDEWVPESRVLKYVDTNLQKQRELQKANQEQYAEGKMRGAAPGKKTAGLQQKNIEVKTKKNKQKTPGNGDGGSTSETPQPPRKKRARVDPTVENEETFMSRVEVKVKIPEELKPWLVDDWDLITRQKQLFYLPAKKNVDSILEDYANYKKSRGNTDNKEYAVNEVVAGIKEYFNVMLGTQLLYKFERPQYAEILADHPDAPMSQVYGAPHLLRLFVRIGAMLAYTPLDEKSLALLLNYLHDFLKYLAKNSATLFSASDYEVAPPEYHRKAV; from the coding sequence ATGGCGCCGAAGCAGGACCCGAAGCCTAAATTCCAGGAGGGTGAGAGAGTGCTGTGCTTTCATGGGCCTCTTCTGTATGAAGCAAAGTGTGTAAAAGTTGCCATAAAGGATAAACAGGTCAAATACTTCATCCATTACAGTGGTTGGAATAAACATTGGGATGAATGGGTTCCAGAAAGCAGAGTACTCAAGTACGTGGATACCAACTTACAAAAACAGAGAGAACTTCAAAAAGCCAATCAGGAGCAGTATGCAGAGGGGAAGATGCGAGGGGCTGCCCCTGGAAAGAAGACTGCTGGGCTACAacaaaaaaatattgaagtgaagacgaaaaagaacaaacaaaagacaCCTGGAAATGGAGATGGTGGCAGCACTAGTGAAACACCTCAGCCTCCTCGCAAGAAAAGGGCTCGAGTAGATCCTACTGTTGAAAATGAGGAAACATTTATGAGCAGAGTTGAAGTTAAAGTCAAGATTCCTGAAGAACTGAAGCCATGGCTTGTTGATGACTGGGACTTAATTACCCGGCAAAAGCAGCTCTTCTATCTTCCCGCCAAGAAGAACGTGGATTCCATCCTAGAGGATTATGCAAATTACAAGAAATCGCGAGGAAACACAGATAATAAGGAGTATGCAGTCAATGAGGTTGTGGCCGGGATAAAGGAATACTTCAATGTGATGTTGGGCACTCAACTGCTCTACAAATTTGAGAGGCCGCAGTACGCTGAGATCCTTGCGGACCACCCTGATGCACCCATGTCCCAGGTGTACGGGGCGCCACATCTCCTGAGACTGTTTGTACGAATTGGAGCAATGTTGGCCTACACACCTCTGGATGAGAAGAGCCTTGCTTTATTACTGAATTATCTTCACGATTTCCTAAAATACCTGGCAAAGAACTCTGCAACTTTGTTTAGTGCCAGTGATTATGAAGTGGCTCCCCCTGAGTACCATCGGAAAGCCGTGTGA